In the Paenibacillus sp. FSL H7-0357 genome, one interval contains:
- a CDS encoding carbohydrate ABC transporter permease encodes MVSGKSDRIFNTLVYILLAAVAALSIFPLLYVISMSLTPYSEVIKNGGFVVIPRNISFEAYHRILTDPALGRSMLITVLVTTAGTTINMILTTLAAYPLSRRNLPGRTFFLLFIVITMLFNGGLIPTYLVVRSLGMLDTIWSLIVPGAIATFNVLIMKSFFESLPEELFESARMDGAKEFRILWQIVIPLSIPSMMTVGLFYMVGHWNSFFSAVLYITDTHLHPLQVVIRNMLLLTQSNELQAEVTVPTAAMQMAAVIAGSLPIIVVYPFIQKHFTKGMLLGAIKG; translated from the coding sequence ATGGTAAGCGGAAAATCGGATAGAATCTTCAACACGCTGGTCTATATCCTGCTTGCGGCAGTGGCGGCACTTTCGATTTTTCCGCTGCTCTACGTGATTTCGATGTCACTGACCCCGTACAGCGAGGTAATTAAGAACGGGGGATTCGTGGTCATTCCCCGGAACATATCGTTTGAGGCGTATCACCGGATTTTGACGGATCCCGCGCTTGGCCGATCCATGCTAATTACGGTGCTGGTGACTACGGCAGGCACCACCATTAACATGATTCTGACTACGCTGGCCGCTTATCCGCTCAGCCGCAGGAATTTGCCGGGACGTACGTTCTTTCTGCTCTTCATCGTCATTACGATGTTGTTTAACGGCGGTCTGATTCCTACCTATCTGGTTGTCCGTTCGCTGGGAATGCTGGATACGATTTGGTCACTCATTGTTCCGGGAGCGATTGCTACTTTTAACGTTTTGATTATGAAAAGCTTTTTCGAGAGCCTGCCGGAGGAACTGTTCGAATCGGCCCGGATGGACGGGGCCAAGGAGTTCCGGATCTTGTGGCAAATTGTGATCCCGCTCTCCATTCCGTCAATGATGACGGTCGGACTGTTTTATATGGTCGGCCATTGGAACTCCTTTTTCTCAGCCGTTCTGTACATTACCGATACCCATCTGCATCCGCTGCAGGTAGTTATCCGCAACATGCTGCTGCTCACTCAATCCAATGAGCTGCAGGCAGAAGTGACAGTGCCTACAGCGGCCATGCAAATGGCTGCCGTTATTGCCGGCAGTCTGCCGATTATCGTGGTGTACCCGTTCATACAGAAGCATTTCACCAAAGGCATGCTGCTGGGAGCCATTAAGGGATAA
- a CDS encoding extracellular solute-binding protein: MKQRNKRFTAWVTVAAATALIGGCGGGADKAPAATEGGNAAAPSGPVELEAAEISWGTSLPADDFIKKALDEQLGTKLKLTLVGDQSDYENQMNVRAASNNLPDLLMATSKAHLQKLAQSGSLLDLTSYMEKLPEYTSFVGGEVLKKGIVDGKQYALPKAGQSISYTYWIRKDWLDNLKLQPPTTVDELFEVAKAFTTEDPDKNGKNDTFGLSGTNFQTFEPIFGAYGITNIFDTSQLFVRDGKVVSTFYQPEMKDVLAKLKQFLDAGVVDPEIVSNKGTMAIDKAFQGKVGIINTEWAQIMKDDKVEVWKGANPKAEWLQLAPPKGPTGIQNANSLNIGASSGLWVIPKKLESEPDKLNKVLELLNYVSTPEGNRLVQYGVQDTHYTLDGDKVAITDKGRSDASFTWLYQFTGRPETEYLKTKFSNLATFIDFEAGLPRIQTLDGFVSSPQGYNPADANRFIEEEMIKFIYGKAKIEDYDKFLSTLEGTFSYKNYLDTAVAQLKELGYGE; the protein is encoded by the coding sequence ATGAAGCAGAGAAACAAACGATTCACGGCTTGGGTCACGGTGGCAGCGGCAACAGCGCTGATTGGCGGATGCGGCGGAGGCGCGGATAAAGCGCCCGCAGCAACGGAGGGCGGGAATGCAGCTGCGCCCTCAGGTCCGGTGGAGCTTGAAGCGGCAGAGATCAGCTGGGGCACGAGCCTGCCAGCAGACGATTTTATTAAGAAAGCACTGGATGAACAACTGGGAACAAAACTGAAGCTGACACTCGTGGGTGACCAGAGCGATTATGAAAATCAGATGAATGTGCGTGCGGCCTCTAACAACCTGCCTGATTTACTGATGGCTACGAGCAAGGCGCACTTGCAGAAGCTGGCCCAATCCGGTTCGCTGCTTGATCTGACATCCTATATGGAGAAGCTGCCGGAATACACCTCTTTTGTCGGCGGGGAAGTGCTGAAGAAGGGAATTGTGGACGGCAAGCAATATGCGCTGCCCAAAGCGGGACAGTCCATTTCCTATACCTACTGGATTCGGAAGGATTGGCTGGATAACCTGAAATTGCAGCCGCCGACTACAGTCGATGAACTGTTCGAAGTTGCTAAAGCGTTTACAACCGAGGACCCCGACAAGAATGGCAAAAATGACACCTTTGGACTGTCCGGCACGAACTTTCAGACCTTTGAGCCGATCTTCGGCGCTTACGGAATTACGAATATTTTCGACACCTCGCAATTATTTGTCCGTGATGGCAAGGTGGTAAGCACGTTCTACCAGCCGGAAATGAAAGACGTGCTGGCGAAGCTCAAGCAGTTTCTTGATGCCGGGGTCGTAGATCCGGAGATTGTCAGCAACAAGGGCACAATGGCGATCGACAAAGCATTTCAGGGTAAAGTAGGCATTATCAACACAGAATGGGCGCAGATTATGAAGGATGACAAGGTTGAGGTGTGGAAAGGCGCGAATCCAAAAGCGGAATGGCTGCAGCTGGCACCGCCCAAGGGGCCGACGGGCATTCAAAATGCCAACTCCCTCAACATCGGTGCTTCCAGCGGGTTGTGGGTCATCCCGAAGAAGCTGGAAAGTGAGCCGGATAAGCTGAACAAGGTACTGGAATTGTTGAACTACGTATCCACGCCTGAAGGCAACCGTCTGGTCCAATACGGAGTGCAGGATACCCACTACACGCTGGATGGAGACAAGGTCGCCATTACCGACAAAGGACGCTCGGATGCTTCTTTCACCTGGTTGTACCAGTTCACGGGCCGGCCTGAAACTGAATATCTCAAGACGAAATTCAGCAATTTGGCCACCTTCATTGATTTCGAGGCCGGACTGCCGCGGATTCAGACACTGGATGGTTTCGTGTCTAGTCCGCAGGGCTATAATCCCGCAGATGCCAACCGGTTCATTGAGGAGGAAATGATCAAATTCATCTATGGCAAGGCCAAAATAGAGGACTATGACAAATTCCTCAGCACACTGGAAGGAACATTCAGCTACAAAAATTACCTCGACACGGCGGTTGCCCAACTAAAGGAGCTGGGTTACGGGGAGTGA
- a CDS encoding AraC family transcriptional regulator, producing MDRVLYIVSADHEANTYIPPHQHECFELIYYIQGLGSSNVGTRNYHFRPYSFALIPPNFKHDEKHTPEADVLFVGFICGHPNLRALAGVYDDDKDQTVLQIMLRMKEEFSRKRDGYTELMNLQMSEIIVHLLRLLGTGHTPSPSEDQMQYVLNYMDEHYRHKLSVQSLAEMSGYSYDRFRHLFKERFGHSPHRYLLSKRINYAKSLLLHTQMQIAEVSAAAGFVNDAQFCNMFKREVGLSPRTFRMKSK from the coding sequence ATGGATCGAGTCCTATATATTGTAAGTGCAGATCATGAAGCTAATACTTATATCCCTCCGCATCAGCATGAATGCTTCGAACTGATTTATTACATCCAGGGGCTTGGTTCCTCGAATGTGGGGACCCGCAACTATCATTTCCGGCCCTATTCATTCGCGCTGATCCCGCCCAACTTTAAACATGATGAGAAACACACGCCGGAGGCGGATGTTCTGTTCGTAGGGTTTATCTGCGGCCATCCGAATCTCCGCGCTTTAGCCGGAGTCTATGACGACGACAAGGATCAGACCGTGCTGCAGATCATGCTGCGGATGAAAGAGGAGTTCTCCCGCAAACGGGATGGCTACACCGAACTTATGAATCTGCAGATGAGTGAGATCATCGTTCATCTGCTGCGGCTGCTTGGCACGGGACATACGCCATCTCCTTCAGAGGATCAGATGCAGTATGTTCTGAACTATATGGACGAGCATTACCGCCATAAGCTTTCGGTTCAATCGCTCGCAGAAATGTCCGGCTACAGCTATGACAGGTTCCGGCATTTATTCAAGGAAAGATTCGGGCATTCTCCGCACCGTTATCTTCTGTCAAAGCGGATCAATTATGCGAAATCACTGCTGCTTCATACCCAAATGCAAATCGCTGAGGTTTCAGCGGCTGCAGGGTTTGTAAACGATGCCCAATTCTGCAATATGTTCAAAAGAGAGGTCGGCCTCTCCCCCCGGACCTTCCGGATGAAGAGTAAATGA